From a region of the Flavobacterium sediminilitoris genome:
- the recG gene encoding ATP-dependent DNA helicase RecG, with amino-acid sequence MSLLETPIEYLKGVGPNRGELLRKELSIHKYGDLLNLFPNRYIDRTRYFKINQLQNNNSEVQIIGKIINIKTVEQKRGKRLVATFIDDTGEMELVWFQGHKWIREGLKINEVYVIFGKVSQFGSTFNMAHPDMELLAEHKANFRSAMQPVYPSTEKLNTKGISNRVVNKLMQQLFLETHTLFSETLPNYLIEELKLITKSEALFNIHFPKNQDLLSKAQFRLKFEELFFIQLQLITKNLIRKHKIKGHPFEKVGENFNNFYKNYLPFDLTNAQKRVIKEIRNDLGSNAQMNRLLQGDVGSGKTIVALLAMLIAKDNDFQSCLMAPTEILATQHFNGVTDLAKELNINIKILTGSTKTSDRKIIYEELENGSLDILIGTHALLEDKVQFKNLGLAIIDEQHRFGVEQRSKLWKKNEIPPHILVMTATPIPRTLAMSLYGDLDISVIDELPAGRKPIQTVHRYDSNRLKVWKFLKDEIAKGRQVYIVYPLIQESEKMDYKDLMDGYESISRDFPLPHYSISIVHGQMKPADKDEEMRRFSEGKTNIMIATTVIEVGVNVPNASVMVIESAERFGLSQLHQLRGRVGRGAEQSYCILMTGFKLSEDSKTRMETMVRTNDGFEISEVDLKLRGPGDIMGKQQSGVLNLQIADIIKDKDILQLARHHAIKLLKNDAPMEKPEHTTLRKVFIELSKKKNIWNYIS; translated from the coding sequence ATGAGTCTACTAGAAACACCTATTGAGTATCTTAAAGGAGTTGGCCCAAACAGGGGTGAATTGCTACGCAAAGAATTAAGTATTCATAAATATGGTGATTTACTTAACTTATTCCCTAATCGATATATTGACAGAACACGTTACTTTAAAATCAATCAATTACAAAATAATAACTCTGAAGTTCAAATCATTGGAAAAATAATCAATATAAAAACTGTTGAACAAAAGAGAGGAAAACGATTAGTAGCTACTTTTATTGATGACACTGGAGAAATGGAATTAGTCTGGTTTCAAGGTCATAAATGGATAAGAGAAGGCTTAAAAATAAATGAAGTATATGTAATATTTGGAAAAGTAAGCCAATTTGGTAGTACATTTAATATGGCTCATCCTGATATGGAATTATTAGCGGAACACAAAGCTAATTTTCGTTCTGCAATGCAACCTGTTTATCCAAGTACAGAAAAACTTAATACTAAAGGAATTTCAAATAGAGTTGTCAATAAATTAATGCAACAATTATTTCTAGAAACTCATACTTTATTTTCTGAAACACTGCCTAATTATTTAATTGAAGAATTAAAATTAATTACGAAAAGTGAAGCCTTATTTAATATTCACTTTCCAAAAAACCAAGATCTACTTTCCAAAGCACAATTTCGCTTAAAGTTTGAAGAATTGTTTTTTATTCAATTGCAATTAATTACCAAAAATCTCATTCGAAAGCATAAAATAAAAGGACATCCATTTGAAAAAGTAGGTGAAAACTTTAATAATTTTTATAAAAATTATTTACCATTTGACCTAACAAATGCACAAAAAAGAGTAATAAAAGAAATCCGAAATGACTTAGGAAGTAATGCACAAATGAATCGCTTACTTCAAGGAGATGTTGGTTCAGGAAAAACAATAGTAGCATTATTAGCAATGCTAATAGCAAAAGATAATGATTTCCAAAGTTGTTTAATGGCACCTACAGAAATACTAGCAACACAACACTTTAATGGAGTTACAGATTTAGCTAAAGAACTGAATATAAACATAAAAATACTAACTGGTTCAACAAAAACTTCAGATAGAAAAATAATTTATGAAGAACTAGAAAATGGTAGTTTAGATATTTTAATAGGAACACATGCATTATTAGAAGATAAAGTACAATTTAAAAATCTAGGATTAGCCATTATAGATGAACAACATAGATTTGGAGTTGAACAAAGAAGTAAACTCTGGAAAAAAAACGAGATTCCTCCACATATTCTAGTGATGACTGCTACTCCAATTCCAAGAACTTTAGCCATGAGTTTATATGGTGATTTAGATATTTCTGTGATCGATGAACTACCAGCTGGAAGAAAACCAATACAAACTGTTCATAGATACGATAGTAACCGTTTAAAAGTTTGGAAATTTTTAAAAGATGAAATTGCAAAAGGCAGACAAGTTTACATCGTTTATCCATTAATTCAGGAATCTGAAAAAATGGATTACAAAGACTTAATGGATGGTTATGAAAGTATTTCTAGAGATTTTCCATTACCACACTACTCTATTTCAATTGTTCATGGACAAATGAAACCAGCAGACAAAGATGAAGAAATGAGACGTTTTTCAGAAGGAAAAACAAACATCATGATTGCCACAACAGTGATTGAAGTAGGTGTAAATGTTCCCAATGCATCTGTAATGGTTATTGAAAGTGCTGAACGCTTTGGATTATCACAATTGCATCAATTAAGAGGGCGTGTAGGTCGTGGTGCAGAACAAAGTTATTGTATTTTAATGACCGGATTTAAGCTAAGTGAAGATAGTAAAACCAGAATGGAAACTATGGTGAGAACAAACGACGGCTTTGAAATATCAGAAGTTGATTTAAAATTAAGAGGACCTGGAGACATAATGGGAAAACAACAAAGTGGTGTGCTAAATCTACAAATCGCAGATATTATTAAAGACAAAGATATTCTTCAACTAGCAAGACATCATGCTATAAAACTATTAAAAAATGATGCTCCTATGGAAAAGCCAGAACATACAACTCTCCGAAAAGTTTTCATAGAATTAAGCAAGAAAAAAAATATATGGAATTATATTAGCTAA